The Maylandia zebra isolate NMK-2024a linkage group LG4, Mzebra_GT3a, whole genome shotgun sequence genome includes a window with the following:
- the si:ch211-256e16.3 gene encoding kelch-like protein 24 has translation MADMAEIISVSAGLLLPSSINATVKVQEEASPTPAVVPAPQNSEDYLFVETRHPNTVLQGLNSLRLNNAFCDVTLCCGGQEFPCHRIVLASFSSYFQAMFSADLIESKQERVAINGVEPQMIGMLVSYAYTSEVYISKANVQALLAAANLLDVMAVREACCRFMERQMDEMNCVGIHCFAEAHSCKVLEKRSMDYILEHFSTVCQQEEFLSLCVDKLTEILASDLLNVPKEETVFEAAMLWLNKCSSRKQSFEKVLEHIRLPLISPYYLHDVIESLDVVKESQVCQRLISEAKDYLLLKDRRGELYCPRARPRRSTGTAEVIVTVGGEDDKVVLRSVESLDPVTSQWKNLACLPFAVSKHGLVVSDSTLYLAGGEFPDGSASREMWRYDPCFDSWMEMAPMNVARSELGLVMLDGFVYAVGGWEGRSRLDSVECYNPHTNSWQFTESVKMAVTSPAVVALDGLLYVTGGAVLEDGDGTDLAQVYNPKTAVWTEVAPMQIARSGSAACTLKGKIYVIGGWHASTENTDKVECYNPKTNQWTMCAPMKERRYRPGAAVVDGKIYVLGGEEGWDRYHDTIERYCDETDTWEIVGEMPTSRSWLSCVSLRLRKDIQVSSSPGTPSEN, from the exons ATGGCAGACATGGCTGAAATAATCTCCGTCAGCGCCGGTTTGCTCCTGCCTTCCTCTATCAACGCCACCGTTAAGGTCCAGGAGGAAGCCAGCCCGACTCCTGCCGTTGTCCCTGCTCCCCAGAACAGCGAGGACTACCTGTTTGTGGAGACCAGGCACCCCAACACAGTCCTGCAGGGCCTCAACAGCCTGCGGCTCAACAACGCCTTCTGCGATGTGACTCTGTGCTGCGGAGGACAGGAGTTCCCCTGCCACCGCATAGTGCTGGCATCTTTCAGCTCCTACTTCCAG GCGATGTTTTCCGCTGACCTCATAGAGTCCAAGCAGGAGCGTGTTGCCATCAATGGTGTTGAGCCTCAGATGATTGGCATGCTGGTGAGCTACGCCTACACATCAGAGGTCTACATTTCCAAAGCCAACGTGCAG GCGCTGCTGGCAGCAGCCAACCTGCTGGATGTGATGGCGGTCCGAGAGGCCTGCTGTCGCTTCATGGAGCGTCAGATGGACGAGATGAACTGTGTGGGTATTCACTGCTTTGCTGAGGCGCATTCCTGTAAGGTGCTGGAGAAACGCAGCATGGACTACATCCTTGAGCACTTCAGCACGGTCTGTCAGCAG GAGgagtttctgtctctgtgtgtggacaAGCTGACGGAAATCCTTGCCAGCGATCTCCTCAACGTGCCCAAAGAGGAGACCGTGTTTGAGGCCGCCATGCTGTGGTTGAATAAATGTTCCTCTCGCAAACAGAGCTTTGAAAAG GTCCTGGAGCACATCCGCCTGCCTCTCATCAGCCCCTATTACCTCCATGATGTGATTGAGTCTCTGGACGTGGTGAAGGAGAGCCAGGTCTGCCAGAGGCTCATCTCTGAGGCCAAGGACTATCTGCTGCTTAAGGACCGGCGTGGAGAGCTCTACTGCCCGAGAGCGAGGCCTCGCAGGtccactg GAACCGCTGAAGTGATAGTCACAGTTGGCGGGGAGGACGACAAGGTGGTGCTGCGCAGCGTCGAGAGCTTGGATCCTGTGACGAGCCAGTGGAAGAACCTGGCATGCCTGCCCTTCGCCGTGAGCAAACACGGGCTGGTGGTCTCAG ATTCGACCCTGTATTTGGCAGGTGGAGAGTTTCCCGATGGCTCAGCCAGCAGAGAGATGTGGCGCTACGACCCCTGCTTTGACTCCTGGATGGAAATGGCACCCATGAATGTAGCTCGCTCAGAGTTAG GCCTGGTGATGCTTGATGGCTTTGTGTACGCAGTGGGAGGGTGGGAGGGACGCTCACGTCTGGACTCGGTGGAGTGCTACAACCCCCACACCAACTCCTGGCAGTTTACAGAGTCTGTGAAGATGGCCGTCACAAGTCCAGCAGTGGTGGCTTTGGACGGCCTGCTCTATGTTACTG GTGGTGCGGTCCTAGAGGATGGTGACGGCACAGATCTGGCACAGGTGTACAACCCTAAAACGGCAGTATGGACAGAGGTCGCCCCCATGCAGATTGCCCGCTCTGGATCAGCTGCTTGTACTCTTAAAGGAAAGATTTACGTCATAG GCGGATGGCATGCCTCGACAGAGAACACAGATAAAGTGGAGTGTTACAATCCAAAGACCAACCAGTGGACGATGTGTGCCCCCATGAAGGAACGACGCTATCGGCCCGGCGCTGCTGTCGTGGATGGCAAAATCTACGTCTTGGGAGGAGAAGAGGGCTGGGACAG ATATCACGACACTATCGAGAGGTATTGTGACGAGACGGACACGTGGGAGATTGTTGGGGAGATGCCTACCAGCCGCAGCTGGCTCAGCTGCGTCTCTCTCCGGCTTAGAAAGGACATCCAAGTGAGCAGCAGTCCCGGGACGCCCAGTGAAAATTGA
- the slc25a17l gene encoding peroxisomal membrane protein PMP34, with translation MSDNGGSAVGLLSYETLVHAVAGAMGSVTAMTVFFPLDTAKSRLQVDEKRKSNSTPVILAEIAKEEGFLSLYRGWFPVISSLCCSNFVYFYTFNSLKKLMASGPGQSRPGKDLLIGIVSGVVNVILTTPMWVVNTRLKMQGVKFRNEDLHQTHYRGIFDAFSQIIANEGVGTLWNGTLPSLVLVLNPAVQFMIYEAMKRKAGRGGRKISSAKIFLIGAIAKAIATTATYPLQTVQAILRFGQYTSDAEGGGVMGSLSNILFLLMDRIKKHGALGLYKGLEAKLLQTVLTAALMFVVYEKIAAVTFRLMGMNKKLKH, from the exons ATGTCCGACAACGGTGGCTCGGCCGTCGGCCTCCTATCCTATGAGACGCTGGTTCATGCTGTGGCAGGTGCAATG GGGAGTGTGACAGCTATGACCGTCTTCTTTCCTCTGGACACGGCCAAAAGCAGACTCCAGG tgGATGAGAAGAGAAAGTCGAACTCAACTCCAGTCATTCTGGCTGAGATAGCAAAGGAAGAAGGCTT TCTGTCACTGTACAGAGGCTGGTTCCCAGTTATCTCCAGCCTTTGCTGCTCCAATTTTGTCTACTTCTACACGTTTAACTCACTGAAGAAGCTGATGGCATCTGGTCCAGGCCAGTCCAGACCTGGGAAAGACTTGCTCATTGGAATTGTGTCAG GAGTGGTGAATGTGATCCTGACCACTCCCATGTGGGTGGTCAACACTCGACTGAAGATGCAGGGGGTAAAGTTCAGAAACGAGGACCTCCACCAGACTCACTACAGAGGCATATTTG ATGCTTTCTCACAGATCATAGCCAACGAGGGGGTGGGAACTCTGTGGAACGGCACTTTGCCCTCTCTCGTCCTCGTACTCAACCCTGCTGTGCAGTTCATGATTTATGAGGCCATGAAGAGGAAGGCAGGCAGAGGAGGGAGGAAG ATATCCTCAGCAAAGATTTTTCTCATTGGAGCCATTGCCAAGGCCATCGCTACCACTGCCACGTATCCTCTGCAGACAGTTCAGGCCATACTGAGG TTTGGCCAGTATACAAGTGACGCCGAGGGTGGTGGTGTGATGGGGAGCCTTTCTAACATTTTGTTCCTGCTCATGGACCGGATAAA GAAGCACGGTGCTCTCGGTTTGTACAAAGGCCTGGAGGCCAAGCTGCTACAGACGGTACTGACGGCTGCACTCATGTTTGTTGTGTATGAGAAGATCGCTGCAGTGACCTTCAGACTCATGGGGATGAACAAGAAACTGAAGCACTGA
- the LOC105941067 gene encoding ras-related C3 botulinum toxin substrate 1-like produces the protein MQTIKCVVVGDGEVGKTCLLINYTTKAFPGEYIPTVFDNYSANVLFDGKPVSLNLWDTAGQEDYDRLRPLSYPQTDIFLICFSLVSPASFENVRNKWIHEVRHHCQNTPIILVGTKMDLRDDKDALEKHKKEKKTNISPINYPDGLALSKEIGSVKYLECSALTQRGVKTLFDEAIRIAVSPPPITKKTKKCLLL, from the exons ATGCAGACCATTAAGTGTGTCGTCGTCGGAGACGG AGAAGTAGGTAAGACCTGTCTGCTCATCAACTACACCACCAAAGCCTTTCCTGGAGAGTACATCCCCACAGT GTTCGACAACTACTCCGCCAATGTTTTGTTCGATGGGAAGCCGGTGAGCCTGAACCTTTGGGATACAGCAGGACAAGAAGACTAtgacagactccgcccccttTCCTACCCACAGACG GACATTTTTCTCATCTGCTTTTCCCTCGTGTCTCCTGCGTCATTTGAAAATGTCCGTAATAAG TGGATTCATGAGGTGAGACACCATTGTCAGAACACTCCCATAATCCTCGTGGGGACCAAAATGGATCTGAGAGATGACAAAGACGCTTTAGAGAAGCacaagaaggagaagaagactAATATCTCTCCCATTAACTACCCTGATGGACTGGCCCTGTCCAAAGAGATTG GTTCTGTCAAGTACCTGGAGTGCTCAGCTTTGACTCAACGTGGTGTTAAAACTCTGTTTGATGAGGCCATCAGGATTGCCGTGTCCCCTCCACCTATCACCAAGAAGACAAAGAAGTGCCTTCTCCTCTAA
- the anks4b gene encoding ankyrin repeat and SAM domain-containing protein 4B: protein MSRYHKAAIDGYVELLKEATVKDLNTPDEDGMTPTILAAFHGHISALQLICSRKGDPNRSDIWGNTPLHHAAGNGHMHILSFLVNFGANLFALDNEFHTPMDVAASRDHMECVRFLDAAAAKQTNQNPKKVANLKKEAEKEAEKRVKLCEKVKKKHKSKMDRMQRGSNSGSFSDAGTASSLSNDGTITGVNEHFSKLITDDKVGSIKGTLLKKFGKKDKGTLQRSEGSGNVIFLKPESGSENPDFVDVFNEQEENMLEEMDSFGDDDDDGGQVKQSIFNRPGLGGLMFRKKMGLDSDDIPSSANESLGYLVQSETFEADEDTSGLMTGDNALPWEQEDLGLDDDEDEETSPLDVFLSSISLPDFTPAFNREHLDLEALLLCSDEDLKGIRIQLGPRKKILEAVARRRKALENAGVMKDSSL from the exons ATGTCTAGGTACCACAAAGCAGCGATTGATGGATACGTGGAACTCTTGAAGGAGGCCACGGTGAAGGACCTGAACACGCCAGATGAGGATGGCATGACTCCCACCATACTGGCTGCTTTTCATGGACATATCAGTGCTCTTCAGCTCATATGCAGCAGAAA AGGAGATCCCAACAGGAGTGACATCTGGGGAAACACACCCCTGCACCATGCAGCAGGTAACGGCCACATGCACATCCTCAGCTTCCTGGTCAACTTCGGCGCCAACCTTTTTGCTCTGGACAATGAATTCCACACGCCAATGGATGTCGCCGCTTCACGCGACCACATGGAGTGTGTGCGCTTCCTCGACGCTGCTGCTGCAAAGCAGACCAACCAAAATCCGAAAAAGGTCGCCAATCTGAAGAAAGAGGCAGAAAAAGAGGCAGAGAAACGCGTGAAACTCTGTGAGAAggtgaagaaaaaacacaaaagcaaaatggaTAGAATGCAGCGTGGGAGCAACTCCGGCTCCTTTTCAGATGCAGGAACAGCATCGTCACTGTCAAACGATGGCACCATCACGGGCGTCAACGAACACTTCTCCAAGCTCATCACTGACGATAAAGTTGGCTCTATTAAAGGCACACTCCTGAAGAAGTTTGGGAAGAAGGACAAAGGCACGCTGCAGAGGTCAGAAGGAAGTGGGAACGTTATCTTCCTCAAACCAGAGAGCGGATCTGAGAACCCAGACTTTGTGGACGTCTTCAACGAGCAGGAAGAGAACATGCTAGAAGAAATGGACAGCTTCGGAGATGACGACGACGATGGAGGCCAAGTGAAACAATCCATCTTCAATCGGCCCGGCCTTGGAGGTCTGATGTTCAGGAAGAAGATGGGGCTAGACTCTGACGACATCCCCAGCAGTGCCAATGAAAGCCTTGGTTACCTCGTTCAAAGCGAGACGTTTGAGGCAGACGAAGACACCTCTGGCTTGATGACGGGCGACAATGCACTGCCGTGGGAACAGGAAGATCTGGGACTGGATGACGATGAAGATGAGGAAACCTCTCCTTTGGATGTGTTCCTGTCCTCTATCTCCTTGCCAGATTTTACGCCCGCATTCAACAGAGAGCACCTTGACTTGGAGGCACTCTTGCTTTGCTCTGATGAAGACCTCAAAGGGATCCGCATCCAGCTCGGACCCAGGAAGAAGATCTTAGAAGCTGTTGCTCGCAGAAGAAAGGCGCTGGAAAATGCAGGCGTCATGAAGGACAGCTCCTTGTaa
- the LOC101484530 gene encoding winged helix repair factor 1 — MSRKRALISDAFNLKKRRNGTEQFGATAAEDGPADIKSSLEYLMTLFPRKLFNDALPQIVLKHQLYSLHSDKTLVDKEVNKMRERGDLLMFQLGFDAEAFGLVFTSDYKAKVLAGEEGKTTRATVERFLEKVVSACTDLSFTKDKMLKEFLFTDSEITQLVKSGVLTVRDAGSWWLSIPNSGKFTKYFIKGRKAVLSMVKKSKYGEVLKAEIEERRTNSQVKFHMKYHIYDIVGAELVESIPTTSGTLLRSVDS, encoded by the exons ATGAGCAGGAAACGGGCTCTGATTTCAGACGCTTTCAATCTGAAGAAGAGAAGAAATGGCACAGAACAATTTGGAGCTACTGCTGCTGAAGATG gaccagctgacattaaaTCCAGTCTGGAGTACCTCATGACCCTATTTCCCAGAAAGCTCTTCAATGATGCACTGCCTCAAATTGTGCTGAAGCACCAGCTCTACAGCTTACACAGTGACAAGACTTTGGTGGACAAGGAGGTG AATAAGATGCGTGAACGAGGAGATCTGCTGATGTTCCAGCTCGGGTTCGACGCAGAAGCCTTTGGGCTGGTTTTTACTTCTGACTACAAGGCCAAAGTGCTGGCGGGAGAGGAGGGCAAAACCACAAGAGCCACCGTGGAGAGGTTCTTGGAGAAAGTGGTGTCCGCTTGCACAGATCTGAGCTTCACGAAAGACAAAATGCTGAAGGAGTTTCTCTTCACAGACTCTGAGATAAC GCAGCTGGTTAAGTCTGGGGTCCTGACTGTGAGGGATGCAGGCAGCTGGTGGCTTTCCATTCCCAACTCTGGCAAATTCACAAAGTACTTCATAAAAG GCCGTAAAGCAGTGCTCAGCATGGTTAAGAAGTCCAAATACGGCGAAGTCTTAAAGGCAGAAATCGAGGAGCGGCGGACGAATTCACAAGTGAAATTCCATATGAAATACCACATTTATGACATTGTTGGCGCAGAGCTGGTAGAGAG cATACCGACAACTTCAGGGACCCTGTTGCGATCTGTGGATTCGTGA
- the dxo gene encoding decapping and exoribonuclease protein, whose translation MDPHRSSISCHSHQSSYKRQRDDSGRSPRENKHFRTNTQHQYRSESALGQNPLSCRTLSTRRELYERDFPVYKQPVEVGCFSLDSERRFFNDSRQMRYYVEPDRNPNFNLRDGYRDRFIKRDDSVKERLDHILRWIVANKSKINPTGAAASPRALDVDFVTWRGHLTKLLTTPYETREGWLLAVTRFRGTFYISEVETEAARRERENRTERHEEMMYWGYKFEQYTCADNTHSLPDPGGVVNTNEAFCTVVQTRLADHRLLFSGEVDCRDKDPKAPAAPACYVELKTSAEICTPKQRSNFHRFKLLKWWAQSFLPGVPRVVAGFRDQEGVVVSVETFHISKISHLIKNEYNCWKPTVCMNFCCDFLSFVKRVVTEDSPRVVYLFSWDPYKDVTYSAHRDSQYCFLPHWYVEEMTRSEDSQYEPKA comes from the exons ATGGACCCCCACAGATCCAGCATCAGCTGTCACAGCCATCAGTCCTCGTACAAAAGACAAAGAGACGACAGTGGCAGAAGTCCTCGTGAGAATAAACACTTCAGAACGAACACACAGCACCAGTATCGGTCTGAGTCGGCTCTGGGTCAAAACCCTTTGAGCTGCAGGACTTTAAGCACGAGAAGAGAGCTTTATGAAAGAGACTTTCCTGTTTACAAACAGCCTGTGGAAGTGGGATGTTTTTCCCTCGACTCTGAGCGTAGATTCTTCAACGACAGCAGGCAGATGAGGTACTACGTGGAGCCTGACAGGAATCCAAATTTCAACCTGAGGGATGGATACAGGGATCGCTTTATAAAAAGAGACGACAGTGTGAAGGAGAGGCTGGACCATATTCTCCGGTGGATTGTAGCCAATAAATCAAAGATTAACCCAACAGGGGCAGCAGCCTCACCTCG CGCTTTAGATGTCGACTTTGTGACATGGCGGGGCCACCTAACTAAGCTGCTGACCACTCCTTATGAGACAAGGGAAGGCTGGTTGTTAGCAGTCACCAGGTTCAGGGGCACATTTTACATCAGTGAGGTGGAAACGGAAGCTGCTCGCAGGGAACGGGAGAACCGCACCGAGAGGCATGAAGAGATGATGTACTGGGGATACAAGTTTGAGCAATACACATGTGCAG ACAATACCCACAGTCTACCTGACCCTGGTGGAGTGGTTAACACCAACGAGGCCTTCTGCACTGTGGTGCAAACTCGGCTCGCGGATCACAGACTGCTGTTCTCCGGCGAGGTGGACTGTCGAGATAAAGATCCCAAAGCTCCGGCTGCTCCTGCCTGTTACGTGGAGCTGAAGACCTCTGCAGAGATCTGCACCCCCAAacagcgcagcaacttccacaG GTTCAAACTGCTTAAGTGGTGGGCCCAGTCTTTTCTCCCGGGAGTCCCTAGAGTGGTGGCAGGTTTCCGAGATCAGGAAGGTGTCGTTGTTTCCGTGGAGACCTTTCACATTTCTAAGATCTCCCATCTCATCAAg AACGAGTATAACTGCTGGAAGCCGACAGTATGCATGAACTTTTGCTGCGATTTCCTGTCTTTTGTGAAGCGTGTAGTTACCGAAGACAGTCCTAG AGTGGTGTACCTGTTCTCCTGGGATCCCTACAAAGATGTCACCTACTCTGCCCACAGAGACTCTCAGTATTGCTTCCTGCCACACTGGTATGTTGAGGAGATGACGAGAAGTGAAGACTCCCAATATGAGCCTAAAGCATAA